The following are encoded together in the Oncorhynchus kisutch isolate 150728-3 linkage group LG8, Okis_V2, whole genome shotgun sequence genome:
- the LOC109894896 gene encoding apical junction component 1 homolog has product MTRTDPPDILVSTLYRDIKLNPITGHSQQCDSQMIDKLERHTETINKRHCRSFDFLESLDDPQSFSASMEYPYKRTEHQGVHKEVTWNGLDHPGHLRFSSPDLFNTRLPPPQHANPDKTSTSQAARSDSKKRSRSKSAPRVKTTFTPVPISVSPPANKRGRDVSQAVPNPIRTSEPHRDSYSSNRAFLNEVHPIKLQPRSPLYVSDCFSEVSKQDQPAITPHVRCRVDIKPDAAVLQHTARRSQNMRTEHPWQRYSYSSQSRGLSVPRQVRTPTPSECYSGDYRQAYQYTTCMTPSYIQPVDVRRVPSPIMPREYLSREQRTLSNPNIPTKFFYTEDPTRYPVHPSARAYYQDDNSSLTSQGSTLNSQYVHDPRTRWVHTLPGRPYYTEQHMSSRDPGQAVYTRPYSTSEAGPYLAQTPQARAYYGEDPRAYPCQSNGSKVFYSKPYNPPAGQYIPYKAYHTEGRQQPLMSQAYADDWYRSSISGYSNQSSQLTPQRVRQEPVMSPWFANSYVEPNRLVAEVRNHSKSWDNILYPRHDREQAVPRGRSYENLFYQGRHPLFPSDTSQPVILNLSSSPRRYAARSISENSLEKGPNNPGRNTKAGLWFATPEITITDNDIRARNHKQRDVRSASWDTLDCEKAPTQNVLHHQEQPSESAELTKDRKHNNYSLQQSLEQLDELLADLVIDYKPPTNRKPSQDLLNQIKQLISEDDEKGKIKYSGLESLGGLESIGPLNTPPSSTKTSPDTIKDPDSGCDGLQSLQRSPEEISPDHSTDDNDTMMCANRKCKRTETLFNACLYFKSCHSCYTFYCSRNCRRDDWDSHKENCLYGRISSVCRHMLKYCRENSEIHKVFSRISKAGYLSRGRGILFLGFANPGTADNFLKVGLESLVMSPTYLSLRELDSFKDNLGDYCKDLQQAGNEYDPNECFLLNVSIAVGELVPNRPSPRVQTPTVRKYAKISLASSSPDKNVFKKESDMETLILTPPPGTPDIDKEGKEGMKAREICFINIQRALRTRGVFLRHEYPKIYNQLCEFVESNKRFTPTTIYPIDKRTGKQFMCMIMAASEPRTLDWVGTPHLLDDII; this is encoded by the coding sequence ATGACACGCACAGATCCCCCTGATATACTGGTATCCACTCTGTATCGGGACATCAAATTAAACCCCATCACTGGGCACTCTCAACAATGTGACTCGCAAATGATTGACAAACTGGAGCGACATACGGAGACCATCAACAAAAGACACTGCCGTAGCTTTGACTTCCTCGAGTCATTGGACGACCCACAGTCCTTTTCCGCCTCAATGGAATACCCTTACAAGAGGACTGAGCATCAGGGGGTGCATAAAGAGGTGACCTGGAATGGCCTGGATCATCCAGGACACCTCCGTTTCTCCTCCCCTGATCTGTTTAACACTAgactaccaccaccacagcatGCTAACCCAGACAAAACCAGTACCAGTCAGGCCGCAAGGTCAGATTCAAAGAAGAGGTCTAGATCTAAAAGTGCCCCCAGAGTCAAGACTACCTTTACCCCAGTGCCCATTTCAGTCTCCCCACCAGCAAACAAGAGGGGACGAGATGTCTCACAGGCTGTACCAAACCCTATAAGGACATCTGAACCACACCGGGACTCTTACTCCTCTAACCGGGCTTTTTTGAACGAGGTACACCCTATAAAACTGCAACCACGCTCTCCCCTCTATGTCTCGGACTGTTTCTCCGAGGTGAGCAAACAGGATCAGCCTGCCATCACTCCTCATGTCAGGTGTCGTGTTGATATCAAGCCAGATGCGGCAGTCCTGCAGCACACAGCCCGGAGGTCTCAGAACATGAGGACTGAACATCCCTGGCAGAGATATTCCTACTCCAGTCAGAGTAGAGGTCTGTCTGTGCCACGGCAGGTACGGACACCCACACCAAGCGAATGTTACAGTGGTGATTATAGACAAGCATATCAGTACACTACCTGCATGACCCCCAGCTACATTCAGCCAGTAGACGTGCGAAGGGTGCCCTCCCCTATAATGCCAAGGGAATACTTGTCAAGGGAGCAGAGGACTCTCTCAAACCCCAATATACCAACTAAATTCTTCTACACTGAGGATCCGACTAGATATCCTGTCCATCCGTCTGCTAGAGCGTACTATCAGGATGATAATTCCAGCCTCACCAGCCAAGGCAGTACTCTTAATAGTCAGTATGTGCATGATCCAAGGACTCGCTGGGTTCACACTCTCCCAGGCCGACCATATTACACAGAGCAACACATGTCCAGCAGAGACCCTGGGCAGGCTGTCTATACCAGACCTTACTCCACAAGTGAAGCAGGGCCATACCTTGCTCAAACACCACAGGCAAGAGCATACTATGGGGAAGATCCCAGAGCATATCCTTGTCAGTCAAATGGCTCCAAGGTGTTCTACAGCAAGCCGTACAACCCCCCAGCAGGACAGTATATTCCATACAAGGCGTATCACACAGAGGGCCGTCAACAACCACTAATGTCCCAGGCTTATGCAGATGACTGGTATCGTTCAAGTATATCTGGATACTCGAACCAGTCCTCTCAGCTGACACCACAGAGAGTAAGACAAGAGCCAGTAATGTCCCCCTGGTTTGCAAACAGTTATGTGGAGCCAAACAGACTGGTAGCAGAAGTCAGAAACCATTCCAAATCCTGGGACAATATTCTTTATCCTCGTCATGACAGGGAGCAAGCAGTACCACGTGGACGCAGCTATGAGAATCTGTTTTACCAGGGGAGACATCCTCTGTTTCCTAGTGATACATCACAGCCAGTTATACTCAATCTATCTAGTTCACCAAGGCGCTATGCTGCCCGGTCCATCTCTGAAAACTCCTTAGAGAAAGGACCAAACAATCCTGGAAGGAACACTAAGGCTGGGCTATGGTTTGCAACTCCTGAGATCACGATAACCGACAATGACATACGTGCACGCAACCACAAACAGCGAGATGTGCGTTCAGCCAGCTGGGATACACTGGATTGTGAAAAGGCACCGACTCAAAATGTTCTTCATCATCAAGAGCAGCCATCTGAGTCAGCAGAACTGACcaaagacagaaaacacaacaatTATTCCCTGCAGCAGAGCCTAGAGCAACTGGACGAGCTGCTAGCTGATCTTGTCATTGATTACAAACCACCGACCAACAGGAAGCCTAGTCAGGATCTATTGAACCAAATAAAACAGTTGATTAGTGAGGATGATGAAAAAGGAAAGATAAAATATTCGGGCCTAGAGAGTCTAGGAGGCCTAGAGAGTATAGGACCTCTCAACACACCACCCTCCTCCACTAAAACCAGCCCTGACACTATCAAAGACCCAGACAGTGGGTGTGATGGCTTACAGAGCTTACAGAGGAGTCCAGAGGAGATCTCCCCAGACCATAGCACAGACGACAATGACACCATGATGTGTGCCAACAGGAAGTGCAAGCGGACAGAGACCCTGTTCAATGCCTGTCTTTACTTCAAATCCTGTCATAGTTGCTACACCTTTTACTGCTCCCGGAACTGCCGTCGGGATGACTGGGACAGCCATAAAGAGAACTGTCTGTATGGACGTATCAGCAGTGTGTGCAGACACATGCTGAAGTACTGCAGAGAGAACTCTGAGATCCATAAAGTCTTCTCTCGCATTTCCAAAGCTGGCTACCTTTCCAGAGGGAGAGGCATTCTTTTCCTGGGCTTTGCTAACCCAGGGACTGCTGACAACTTCCTGAAGGTCGGGCTTGAGAGCCTCGTGATGTCCCCCACATATCTGTCTCTCAGAGAGCTGGACAGCTTCAAAGACAACCTGGGGGATTACTGCAAGGACCTGCAGCAGGCTGGCAATGAGTATGACCCCAATGAATGTTTCCTCTTGAATGTATCCATAGCTGTTGGTGAACTAGTGCCTAACAGACCCTCACCAAGAGTCCAAACACCAACAGTCCGAAAATATGCAAAGATTTCGTTGGCCTCCTCCAGCCCCGATAAAAATGTcttcaagaaggagagtgacatgGAGACACTCATTCTGACCCCGCCTCCAGGCACACCTGATATTGACAAAGAGGGAAAGGAGGGTATGAAAGCCAGAGAGATCTGCTTTATCAATATCCAACGTGCGCTCAGGACCAGGGGAGTCTTCCTGCGTCATGAGTATCCCAAAATATACAATCAACTCTGTGAGTTTGTGGAGAGCAACAAGAGATTCACACCCACTACCATTTACCCCATAGATAAGAGAACAGGGAAGCAGTTCATGTGTATGATCATGGCTGCTTCTGAGCCCAGAACGCTAGACTGGGTAGGCACCCCCCATCTCCTGGATGATATTATATAG